One window from the genome of Nitrospira sp. encodes:
- a CDS encoding FHA domain-containing protein produces the protein MSQHHPTSPTLLVKVPQGGTRELEVSRTPFTIGRKHDNDLCLDDLAVSAHHARIVQVQQVLFLEDLTSTNGTFVNEQKIDRRQLRDADSIRLGTHRLIFRDVHPITADTAGTGESLLTDETMVVSRPMGGERPQAEQKIGVVEILSGKSGHAQYHLTKHVSLIGAQDDAVITLTGWFAPKTAAMISRRGEGYVVSQTESGKRILVNGRHIQGEHALRNGDVVEVAGLTMRFLLRDPKGSLMRAS, from the coding sequence ATGTCCCAGCACCACCCAACATCACCCACGCTCCTCGTGAAGGTGCCGCAGGGCGGCACACGAGAACTCGAGGTCTCGCGCACGCCGTTCACGATCGGGCGAAAGCACGACAACGATCTCTGCCTGGACGACCTCGCGGTCTCCGCCCACCATGCCCGGATCGTCCAGGTGCAGCAAGTGCTGTTTCTCGAAGATCTGACCAGCACCAACGGCACATTCGTGAACGAGCAGAAAATCGACCGGCGACAACTACGCGACGCCGACAGCATTCGTCTCGGCACACACCGGTTGATTTTTCGTGATGTGCACCCGATCACGGCGGACACGGCCGGCACCGGCGAGAGCCTGCTCACCGACGAAACGATGGTGGTGTCGCGTCCGATGGGCGGCGAGCGCCCGCAGGCGGAACAGAAAATCGGCGTGGTGGAGATTCTCTCGGGAAAGAGCGGGCACGCACAGTATCACCTGACGAAACACGTGTCGCTGATCGGCGCGCAGGACGACGCTGTCATCACCTTGACCGGGTGGTTTGCGCCGAAAACAGCCGCGATGATCAGCCGGCGCGGCGAAGGATACGTGGTGAGCCAGACCGAGAGCGGAAAACGTATTCTCGTGAACGGCCGGCACATTCAGGGGGAACACGCGCTTCGCAACGGAGATGTGGTGGAAGTGGCCGGTCTCACCATGCGTTTTTTGCTGCGCGACCCGAAGGGGAGCCTCATGCGGGCTAGTTGA
- a CDS encoding YjbQ family protein, protein MKSYREELWFETKTRRAYVNITPQVEAVVGKSGVREGMVLVNAMHITASVYINDDEAGLLRDYDDFLERLAPHEATYRHNDTGEDNGDAHIKRQLMGREVVVAITDGKLDFGPWEQIFYGEFDGRRRKRVLVKVIGE, encoded by the coding sequence ATGAAGTCCTATCGAGAAGAACTCTGGTTTGAAACCAAGACCAGGCGCGCATACGTGAACATTACGCCGCAGGTCGAGGCCGTGGTGGGGAAAAGCGGGGTGCGGGAGGGGATGGTGCTGGTGAATGCCATGCACATCACCGCCAGCGTGTATATCAACGACGACGAGGCGGGGCTGCTGCGCGACTATGACGATTTTCTTGAGCGCCTCGCCCCGCACGAGGCGACGTACCGCCACAACGATACCGGGGAAGACAACGGCGATGCGCACATCAAGCGTCAGCTCATGGGGCGGGAGGTGGTGGTCGCGATTACAGATGGGAAGCTGGACTTCGGGCCGTGGGAACAAATATTTTACGGAGAGTTTGATGGACGGCGGCGCAAGCGTGTGCTGGTGAAGGTCATCGGGGAGTGA